A section of the Macaca thibetana thibetana isolate TM-01 chromosome 10, ASM2454274v1, whole genome shotgun sequence genome encodes:
- the ZCCHC3 gene encoding zinc finger CCHC domain-containing protein 3, whose amino-acid sequence MATGGGAEEERKRGRPQLLPPARPAARGEEADGGREKMGWAQVVKNLAEKKGEFREPRLPRREEESGGGGGSAGVGGPAGLAAPDLGDFPPAGRGDPKGRRRDPAGEAADPRKKKGAAEAGRRKKAEVAAAAMATPARPGEAEDAAERPLQDEPAGAGPGKGRFLVRICFQGDEGSCPTRDFVVGALILRSIGMDPSDIYAVIQIPGSREFDVSFRSAEKLALFLRVYEEKREQEDCWENFVVLGRSKSSLKTLFILFRNETVDVEDIVTWLKRHCDVLAVPVKVTDRFGIWTGEYKCEIELRQGEGGVRHLPGAFFLGAERGYSWYKGQPKTCFKCGSRTHMSGSCTQDRCFRCGEEGHLSPYCRKGIVCNLCGKRGHAFAQCPKAVHNSVAAQLTGVAGH is encoded by the coding sequence ATGGCCACCGGCGGCGGCGCGGAGGAAGAGAGGAAACGGGGGCGGCCGCAGCTTCTGCCCCCCGCGCGGCCCGCGGCCCGGGGCGAGGAGGCCGACGGCGGCCGCGAGAAGATGGGCTGGGCCCAGGTGGTAAAGAATCTAGCCGAGAAGAAGGGCGAATTCCGCGAGCCGCGGCTACCGCGGCGGGAGGAGGAAAGCGGCGGCGGTGGCGGGAGCGCCGGGGTCGGCGGCCCCGCGGGCCTAGCGGCGCCAGACCTCGGCGACTTCCCACCTGCTGGCCGCGGGGACCCGAAGGGCCGCCGGAGAGATCCTGCCGGCGAGGCGGCGGACCCCCGCAAGAAGAAGGGCGCTGCCGAGGCGGGCAGGAGAAAGAAGGCCGAGGTGGCAGCGGCAGCCATGGCGACCCCGGCCAGGCCCGGCGAGGCCGAGGACGCGGCCGAAAGGCCCCTCCAGGACGAGCCGGCGGGGGCGGGCCCGGGCAAGGGTCGCTTCCTTGTCCGCATCTGTTTCCAGGGAGACGAGGGCTCCTGCCCGACCCGGGACTTCGTGGTAGGAGCGCTTATCCTGCGCTCCATCGGCATGGACCCGAGCGACATCTACGCGGTCATCCAGATCCCCGGCAGCCGCGAATTCGACGTGAGCTTCCGCTCGGCGGAGAAGCTGGCCCTGTTCCTGCGCGTCTACGAGGAGAAGCGGGAGCAGGAGGACTGCTGGGAGAACTTTGTGGTGCTGGGGCGGAGCAAGTCCAGCTTGAAGACGCTCTTCATCCTCTTCCGGAATGAGACGGTGGACGTGGAGGACATTGTGACCTGGCTCAAGCGCCACTGCGACGTGCTGGCCGTGCCGGTGAAAGTGACCGACAGGTTTGGGATCTGGACCGGGGAGTACAAGTGCGAGATCGAGCTGCGTCAGGGGGAGGGCGGGGTCAGGCACTTGCCAGGGGCCTTCTTCCTGGGGGCCGAGAGGGGCTACAGCTGGTACAAGGGGCAGCCCAAGACATGCTTTAAATGTGGTTCCCGGACCCACATGAGCGGCAGCTGCACGCAGGACAGGTGCTTCAGGTGCGGGGAGGAGGGGCACCTGAGCCCTTACTGCCGGAAGGGCATCGTGTGCAACCTCTGTGGCAAGCGAGGACACGCCTTTGCCCAGTGTCCCAAAGCAGTTCACAATTCCGTGGCAGCTCAGCTAACCGGCGTGGCCGGGCACTAA